In one window of Orcinus orca chromosome 17, mOrcOrc1.1, whole genome shotgun sequence DNA:
- the PDP1 gene encoding pyruvate dehyrogenase phosphatase catalytic subunit 1 isoform X1, whose product MCVCPGPRRIGIPVRSSSLPLFSDAMPAPTQLFFPLIRHCELSRIYGTACYCHHRHLCCSPPYIPQSRLRYTPHPAYATFYRPKESWWQYTQGRRYASTPQKFYLTPPQVNSILKANEYSFKVPEFDGKNVSSVLGFDSNQLPANAPIEDRRSAATCLQTRGMLLGVFDGHAGCACSQAVSERLFYYIAVSLLPHETLLEIENAVESGRALLPILQWHKHPNDYFSKEASKLYFNSLRTYWQELIDLNTGESTEIDVKEALVNAFKRLDNDISLEAQVGDPNSFLNYLVLRVAFSGATACVAHVDGVDLHVANTGDSRAMLGVQEEDGSWSAVTLSNDHNAQNEREVERLKLEHPKNEAKSVVKQDRLLGLLMPFRAFGDVKFKWSIDLQKRVIESGPDQLNDNEYTKFIPPNYYTPPYLTAEPEVTYHRLRPQDKFLVLATDGLWETMHRQDVVRIVGEYLTGMHHQQPIAVGGYKVTLGQMHGLLTERRAKMSSVFEDQNAATHLIRHAVGNNEFGAVDHERLSKMLSLPEELARMYRDDITIIVVQFNSHVVGAYQNQE is encoded by the exons atgtgtgtgtgtcccGGGCCCAGACGAATTG GAATCCCAGTCAGAAGTTCCAGCCTGCCGCTGTTCTCTGATGCCATGCCAGCACCAACTCAACTGTTTTTCCCTCTGATCCGTCACTGTGAACTGAGCAGAATCTATGGCACTGCATGTTACTGCCACCACAGACATCTCTGCTGCTCACCCCCTTACATTCCTCAGAGTCGCCTGAGATACACACCCCATCCGGCATATGCTACCTTTTATAGGCCAAAGGAGAGCTGGTGGCAGTACACCCAAGGAAGGAGATATGCTTCCACACCACAGAAATTTTACCTTACACCTCCACAAGTCAACAGCATCCTGAAAGCTAATGAATACAGTTTCAAAGTGCCAGAATTTGATGGCAAAAATGTCAGTTCTGTCCTTGGATTTGACAGCAATCAGCTGCCTGCGAATGCACCCATTGAGGACCGGAGAAGTGCAGCAACCTGCTTGCAGACCAGAGGGATGCTTTTGGGGGTTTTCGATGGCCATGCAGGCTGTGCTTGCTCCCAGGCGGTCAGTGAAAGACTCTTTTATTATATTGCTGTCTCTCTGTTACCCCATGAGACTTTGCTAGAGATCGAAAATGCGGTGGAGAGCGGTCGAGCACTGCTCCCCATTCTCCAGTGGCACAAGCATCCCAATGATTACTTCAGTAAGGAGGCGTCCAAATTATATTTCAACAGCTTGAGGACTTACTGGCAAGAGCTTATAGACCTTAACACTGGGGAGTCGACTGAAATTGATGTTAAGGAGGCTTTGGTTAATGCTTTCAAGAGGCTTGATAATGACATCTCCTTGGAGGCTCAAGTCGGTGATCCCAATTCTTTCCTCAACTACCTGGTGCTTCGAGTGGCATTTTCTGGGGCCACAGCTTGTGTGGCCCATGTGGATGGTGTTGACCTTCATGTGGCCAATACTGGTGATAGCAGAGCCATGCTGGGTGTTCAGGAAGAGGACGGCTCTTGGTCAGCAGTCACTCTATCTAATGACCACAATGCTCAGAATGAAAGAGAAGTGGAACGCCTGAAATTGGAGCACCCAAAGAATGAGGCCAAGAGTGTGGTGAAACAGGATCGGCTGCTTGGCTTACTGATGCCTTTTAGGGCTTTTGGAGACGTAAAGTTCAAATGGAGCATTGACCTTCAAAAGAGAGTGATAGAATCTGGCCCAGACCAGCTGAATGACAACGAATATACCAAGTTTATCCCTCCTAATTATTACACACCTCCTTATCTCACTGCTGAGCCAGAAGTAACTTACCACCGATTAAGGCCACAGGATAAATTTCTGGTATTGGCGACTGATGGATTGTGGGAGACAATGCATAGGCAGGATGTGGTTAGGATTGTGGGCGAGTACCTAACAGGCATGCATCACCAACAGCCAATAGCTGTTGGCGGCTATAAGGTGACTCTGGGACAGATGCATGGCCTTTTAACAGAAAGGAGAGCCAAGATGTCATCGGTATTTGAGGATCAGAATGCAGCAACCCATCTAATTCGCCATGCTGTGGGCAACAACGAGTTTGGGGCTGTTGATCACGAGCGCCTCTCCAAAATGCTTAGTCTTCCTGAAGAGCTTGCTAGGATGTACAGGGATGACATTACAATCATTGTAGTTCAGTTCAATTCTCATGTCGTAGGGGCatatcaaaaccaggaatag
- the PDP1 gene encoding pyruvate dehyrogenase phosphatase catalytic subunit 1 isoform X2, which yields MPAPTQLFFPLIRHCELSRIYGTACYCHHRHLCCSPPYIPQSRLRYTPHPAYATFYRPKESWWQYTQGRRYASTPQKFYLTPPQVNSILKANEYSFKVPEFDGKNVSSVLGFDSNQLPANAPIEDRRSAATCLQTRGMLLGVFDGHAGCACSQAVSERLFYYIAVSLLPHETLLEIENAVESGRALLPILQWHKHPNDYFSKEASKLYFNSLRTYWQELIDLNTGESTEIDVKEALVNAFKRLDNDISLEAQVGDPNSFLNYLVLRVAFSGATACVAHVDGVDLHVANTGDSRAMLGVQEEDGSWSAVTLSNDHNAQNEREVERLKLEHPKNEAKSVVKQDRLLGLLMPFRAFGDVKFKWSIDLQKRVIESGPDQLNDNEYTKFIPPNYYTPPYLTAEPEVTYHRLRPQDKFLVLATDGLWETMHRQDVVRIVGEYLTGMHHQQPIAVGGYKVTLGQMHGLLTERRAKMSSVFEDQNAATHLIRHAVGNNEFGAVDHERLSKMLSLPEELARMYRDDITIIVVQFNSHVVGAYQNQE from the coding sequence ATGCCAGCACCAACTCAACTGTTTTTCCCTCTGATCCGTCACTGTGAACTGAGCAGAATCTATGGCACTGCATGTTACTGCCACCACAGACATCTCTGCTGCTCACCCCCTTACATTCCTCAGAGTCGCCTGAGATACACACCCCATCCGGCATATGCTACCTTTTATAGGCCAAAGGAGAGCTGGTGGCAGTACACCCAAGGAAGGAGATATGCTTCCACACCACAGAAATTTTACCTTACACCTCCACAAGTCAACAGCATCCTGAAAGCTAATGAATACAGTTTCAAAGTGCCAGAATTTGATGGCAAAAATGTCAGTTCTGTCCTTGGATTTGACAGCAATCAGCTGCCTGCGAATGCACCCATTGAGGACCGGAGAAGTGCAGCAACCTGCTTGCAGACCAGAGGGATGCTTTTGGGGGTTTTCGATGGCCATGCAGGCTGTGCTTGCTCCCAGGCGGTCAGTGAAAGACTCTTTTATTATATTGCTGTCTCTCTGTTACCCCATGAGACTTTGCTAGAGATCGAAAATGCGGTGGAGAGCGGTCGAGCACTGCTCCCCATTCTCCAGTGGCACAAGCATCCCAATGATTACTTCAGTAAGGAGGCGTCCAAATTATATTTCAACAGCTTGAGGACTTACTGGCAAGAGCTTATAGACCTTAACACTGGGGAGTCGACTGAAATTGATGTTAAGGAGGCTTTGGTTAATGCTTTCAAGAGGCTTGATAATGACATCTCCTTGGAGGCTCAAGTCGGTGATCCCAATTCTTTCCTCAACTACCTGGTGCTTCGAGTGGCATTTTCTGGGGCCACAGCTTGTGTGGCCCATGTGGATGGTGTTGACCTTCATGTGGCCAATACTGGTGATAGCAGAGCCATGCTGGGTGTTCAGGAAGAGGACGGCTCTTGGTCAGCAGTCACTCTATCTAATGACCACAATGCTCAGAATGAAAGAGAAGTGGAACGCCTGAAATTGGAGCACCCAAAGAATGAGGCCAAGAGTGTGGTGAAACAGGATCGGCTGCTTGGCTTACTGATGCCTTTTAGGGCTTTTGGAGACGTAAAGTTCAAATGGAGCATTGACCTTCAAAAGAGAGTGATAGAATCTGGCCCAGACCAGCTGAATGACAACGAATATACCAAGTTTATCCCTCCTAATTATTACACACCTCCTTATCTCACTGCTGAGCCAGAAGTAACTTACCACCGATTAAGGCCACAGGATAAATTTCTGGTATTGGCGACTGATGGATTGTGGGAGACAATGCATAGGCAGGATGTGGTTAGGATTGTGGGCGAGTACCTAACAGGCATGCATCACCAACAGCCAATAGCTGTTGGCGGCTATAAGGTGACTCTGGGACAGATGCATGGCCTTTTAACAGAAAGGAGAGCCAAGATGTCATCGGTATTTGAGGATCAGAATGCAGCAACCCATCTAATTCGCCATGCTGTGGGCAACAACGAGTTTGGGGCTGTTGATCACGAGCGCCTCTCCAAAATGCTTAGTCTTCCTGAAGAGCTTGCTAGGATGTACAGGGATGACATTACAATCATTGTAGTTCAGTTCAATTCTCATGTCGTAGGGGCatatcaaaaccaggaatag